The following proteins are encoded in a genomic region of Streptococcus sp. 29892:
- a CDS encoding carbohydrate-binding domain-containing protein produces MKTNLKKLLYSGVTLMSLGVLAACSTASSSTTTSSSVTTSQTNVASTTSNGTSSTSNTSSIDWSALPTKEVTLSNDGLNITEGGTYILTGSTTAGVTVETDANVRIVLAGAEISSSDTAAINVIQAGNVELEIKDGTSNTVKDTSNHSDTNIEGAIHVEADLTITGNGNLTVEANFQDGIVSTDDMVVNAGNIKVTAVDDGIRGKDSMTVNGGAIDVTAGGDGIKSTNDTDTTKGYTTITGGAITVKAGDDAIKAETALTIDGGTITVPESAEAMEGTNITINGGTLDVYGSDDAINAASTISSDIFIKVTGGDLKVAVGSGDTDAFDANGDIYVSGGTIDVTAPTSAFDFDGTAELTGGTVTVNGQQISQIVATGPGGGW; encoded by the coding sequence ATGAAAACAAATCTTAAAAAACTTCTTTACTCTGGCGTCACTCTTATGAGTTTAGGTGTCTTGGCCGCTTGTTCGACAGCTTCCAGTTCGACAACGACCTCAAGTTCTGTAACAACTAGTCAAACGAATGTCGCTTCAACCACAAGCAACGGAACCTCATCGACTTCGAATACTTCTTCAATTGACTGGTCAGCCCTTCCAACAAAAGAAGTAACACTCTCAAATGATGGTTTGAACATTACAGAAGGTGGTACATATATCCTGACCGGGTCAACCACCGCAGGTGTGACAGTTGAAACAGATGCCAATGTCCGTATTGTTTTAGCAGGTGCAGAAATCTCAAGTTCAGATACTGCTGCTATCAATGTCATTCAGGCTGGTAATGTTGAATTGGAAATCAAAGATGGAACTAGTAATACTGTAAAAGATACTAGCAACCACTCAGATACAAACATTGAAGGTGCTATCCATGTTGAAGCAGATTTGACTATTACTGGTAATGGAAATCTAACAGTTGAGGCAAACTTCCAAGACGGTATTGTTTCAACGGATGACATGGTTGTCAATGCTGGCAATATCAAAGTAACAGCAGTTGATGATGGTATTCGAGGGAAAGATTCGATGACTGTCAATGGTGGAGCCATTGATGTAACTGCAGGTGGTGATGGTATCAAGTCAACAAATGACACGGATACAACAAAAGGTTATACAACGATTACTGGTGGTGCTATCACTGTGAAGGCAGGTGATGATGCCATCAAGGCAGAAACCGCACTGACAATTGATGGAGGCACGATTACTGTTCCAGAATCAGCAGAAGCTATGGAAGGAACGAATATTACCATCAATGGTGGTACATTAGATGTCTACGGTTCAGATGATGCTATCAACGCGGCAAGTACAATTTCATCAGACATCTTTATCAAAGTGACTGGTGGTGATTTGAAAGTTGCAGTAGGTAGTGGAGATACTGATGCTTTTGATGCCAATGGTGATATCTATGTATCAGGTGGTACTATTGATGTGACAGCTCCAACCTCAGCCTTTGACTTTGATGGAACTGCTGAATTGACAGGTGGTACAGTAACTGTTAATGGCCAACAAATTAGCCAGATTGTAGCAACTGGTCCTGGCGGTGGCTGGTAA
- a CDS encoding trimeric intracellular cation channel family protein: MEFDLFLIICNYIGTIAFAVSGAVKGFNKKLDIFGICLLSIITAVGGGIIRDTMANHIPAALTDPKAIYLSICVAIIMYVIVINMKQDQPLDKKMIILLSQTNLVFDAIGLAIFALIGANTGVDLQLNAMTTGILAALTGVGGGIARDLLVNETPIVLKEDVYAVLAFFSGLLYHLCIVDWQLPQIPIFISIFSISLIIRLLVIKYKINLPNMDRKRKV; encoded by the coding sequence ATGGAATTTGATTTATTTCTTATCATTTGCAACTATATCGGTACAATCGCTTTCGCTGTTTCAGGTGCTGTCAAGGGATTCAATAAGAAGCTAGATATTTTTGGTATCTGTCTACTCAGTATCATCACAGCTGTGGGCGGCGGTATCATTCGTGATACCATGGCCAATCATATCCCAGCTGCCTTAACAGACCCCAAGGCCATCTACCTTTCTATCTGTGTAGCCATTATCATGTATGTGATTGTCATCAATATGAAGCAAGACCAGCCACTGGATAAAAAAATGATTATTTTACTTTCCCAGACCAATCTGGTCTTTGATGCCATCGGACTAGCCATCTTTGCCCTTATCGGTGCCAATACTGGAGTTGACCTTCAACTAAACGCCATGACAACTGGCATCTTGGCCGCTCTAACAGGTGTTGGTGGCGGTATTGCCCGCGATTTACTGGTTAATGAAACACCCATCGTTCTGAAAGAAGATGTTTATGCTGTGCTAGCCTTCTTTTCCGGTCTTCTCTACCACCTTTGTATTGTCGATTGGCAATTACCACAAATTCCCATTTTCATTAGTATTTTTTCCATCAGTCTGATTATTCGACTCTTGGTCATCAAGTATAAGATTAACCTCCCAAATATGGATAGAAAACGAAAGGTCTGA
- a CDS encoding thiamine pyrophosphate-dependent dehydrogenase E1 component subunit alpha, translating into MVSISKEQHLDMFLKMQQIRDVDMKLNKLVRRGFVQGMTHFSVGEEAAAVGPIAGLTEQDIIFSHHRGHGHVIAKGIDINGMMAELAGKATGTSKGRGGSMHLANVEKGNFGSNGIVGGGYALAVGAALTQQYLGTDNIVIAFSGDSATNEGSFHESMNLAAVWNLPVIFFITNNRYGISTDISYSTKIPHLYQRAAAYGMPGHYVEDGNDVIAVYEKMQEVIEYVRAGNGPAMVEVESYRWFGHSTADAGVYRTKEEVNEWKAKDPLKKYRKYLTENKIATDEELDAIEAQVAEQVEASVKFAQESPDPDISVAYEDVFVD; encoded by the coding sequence ATGGTATCTATCTCAAAAGAACAACACTTGGATATGTTCCTAAAAATGCAACAAATCCGCGATGTTGACATGAAATTGAACAAATTGGTGCGTCGTGGCTTCGTACAAGGTATGACTCACTTCTCAGTTGGTGAAGAAGCGGCAGCTGTCGGACCAATCGCTGGTTTGACAGAGCAAGACATTATCTTCTCACACCACCGTGGTCACGGTCACGTTATCGCAAAAGGGATTGACATCAACGGTATGATGGCTGAGCTTGCTGGTAAGGCAACAGGTACATCTAAAGGCCGTGGTGGTTCTATGCACTTGGCTAACGTTGAAAAAGGAAACTTTGGTTCAAACGGTATCGTAGGTGGTGGTTATGCCCTTGCAGTAGGTGCAGCCCTTACGCAACAATACCTCGGTACTGATAATATCGTTATTGCCTTCTCAGGTGACTCAGCGACAAACGAAGGTTCCTTCCACGAATCAATGAACTTGGCAGCTGTTTGGAATTTGCCAGTTATCTTCTTTATCACTAACAACCGTTACGGTATCTCAACAGACATTTCTTATTCTACTAAGATTCCTCACCTCTACCAACGTGCTGCTGCATACGGTATGCCAGGTCACTATGTTGAAGATGGAAACGACGTGATTGCCGTTTATGAGAAAATGCAAGAAGTTATCGAATACGTTCGTGCAGGTAACGGTCCAGCCATGGTCGAAGTTGAATCATACCGCTGGTTTGGTCACTCAACTGCTGACGCAGGTGTTTACCGTACAAAAGAAGAGGTAAACGAGTGGAAAGCAAAAGACCCACTTAAGAAATACCGCAAATACTTGACAGAGAACAAGATTGCGACTGACGAAGAATTGGATGCCATCGAAGCACAAGTTGCAGAACAAGTAGAAGCATCTGTGAAATTCGCACAAGAAAGCCCAGATCCAGACATCTCAGTAGCTTACGAAGACGTGTTTGTAGATTAG
- a CDS encoding alpha-ketoacid dehydrogenase subunit beta, which yields MAETKVMALREAINLAQSEEMRKDEKVFLMGEDVGIYGGDFGTSVGMLDEFGPKRVRDTPISEAAIAGSAVGAAQTGLRPIVDLTFMDFVTIALDAIVNQAAKTNYMFGGGLKTPVTFRVASGSGIGSAAQHSQSLEAWLTHIPGIKVVAPGTANDAKGLLKSSILDNNPVIFLEPKALYGKKEEVNLDPDFYIPLGKGEIKREGTDVTIISYGRMLERALKAAEEVAAEGISVEVVDPRTLIPLDKELIIESVKKTGKVILVNDAYKTGGFIGEIASIITESEAFDYLDAPIIRIASDDVPVPYANILENAVLPNVEKIKSAIYKQVNKG from the coding sequence ATGGCTGAAACAAAAGTAATGGCCTTGCGTGAAGCGATTAACTTGGCTCAAAGCGAAGAAATGCGTAAGGATGAAAAAGTATTCTTGATGGGTGAAGACGTCGGTATCTACGGCGGTGACTTCGGTACATCTGTTGGTATGTTGGACGAATTTGGTCCAAAACGCGTTCGCGACACGCCTATCTCTGAGGCTGCAATCGCTGGTTCTGCGGTTGGTGCGGCTCAAACCGGTCTTCGTCCAATCGTTGACTTGACTTTCATGGACTTCGTGACAATTGCACTTGACGCGATTGTTAACCAAGCTGCCAAAACTAACTACATGTTTGGTGGCGGCTTGAAGACACCTGTAACCTTCCGTGTGGCTTCAGGTTCTGGTATCGGTTCTGCAGCACAGCACTCACAATCTCTTGAAGCATGGTTGACTCACATCCCAGGTATCAAGGTGGTCGCACCTGGTACAGCTAACGATGCAAAAGGTCTTTTGAAATCATCTATCCTTGATAACAACCCAGTTATCTTCTTGGAGCCAAAAGCTCTTTACGGTAAAAAAGAAGAAGTTAACTTAGACCCAGATTTCTACATTCCACTTGGTAAGGGTGAAATCAAACGTGAAGGTACTGATGTAACCATTATTTCATACGGTCGTATGTTGGAACGTGCCTTGAAAGCGGCTGAAGAAGTAGCTGCAGAAGGCATCAGCGTAGAAGTGGTTGACCCACGTACCCTTATTCCATTGGATAAAGAATTGATCATCGAATCTGTGAAGAAAACTGGTAAGGTTATCTTGGTTAACGATGCTTACAAAACAGGTGGTTTCATCGGTGAGATCGCATCAATCATCACAGAAAGCGAAGCCTTTGACTACTTGGATGCCCCAATCATCCGTATCGCTTCAGATGATGTACCAGTTCCTTACGCAAACATTCTTGAAAACGCAGTATTGCCAAACGTAGAGAAAATCAAATCGGCAATCTACAAGCAAGTAAACAAGGGTTAA
- a CDS encoding dihydrolipoamide acetyltransferase has protein sequence MAIEIIMPKLGVDMQEGEIIEWKKQEGDFVNEGDVILEMMSDKTSMELEAEESGVLLKIVHGNGATVPVTEVIAYLGAEGETVEAGASSAPVAPAAAIEEVPAGRTPVIVAPAAAAKPQGGGKVRATPAARKLARELGIDLGLVPGTGANGRVHKADVEDFKGAAPKATPLAARIAADQGVDLSTLTGSGVNGKIVKDDVLAVLAPATVETVAPAPKAEEKPAKELPEGVEIIKMSPMRKAISKGMVNSYLTAPTFTLNYDIDMTNLMALRKQVLEPIMNKTGLKVTFTDLIGLAVVRTLMKEEHRYMNASLINDAQEIELHKFVNLGIAVGLDEGLVVPVVHGADKMSLSDFVVASKDVIKKAQSGKLKGAEMSGSTFSITNLGMFGTKTFNPIINQPNSAILGVAATVQTPVVIDGEIKIRPIMALCLTIDHRIVDGMNGAKFMVDLKNLLENPLELLI, from the coding sequence ATGGCTATTGAAATCATTATGCCTAAGCTCGGTGTGGACATGCAAGAAGGTGAAATCATCGAGTGGAAAAAACAAGAGGGCGATTTCGTCAACGAAGGCGATGTCATCTTGGAAATGATGTCTGACAAGACCAGCATGGAGTTGGAAGCAGAAGAGTCAGGCGTCCTATTAAAAATTGTTCATGGAAACGGTGCTACTGTCCCTGTTACCGAAGTTATTGCCTACTTGGGTGCTGAAGGCGAAACGGTTGAAGCAGGAGCTTCATCTGCTCCAGTTGCCCCAGCTGCAGCCATCGAAGAAGTACCTGCAGGTCGCACGCCTGTTATTGTTGCTCCGGCAGCTGCTGCCAAACCACAAGGTGGTGGCAAGGTTCGTGCTACTCCAGCAGCACGTAAATTGGCGCGTGAGCTTGGAATTGACTTAGGTCTTGTACCAGGAACTGGTGCAAATGGCCGTGTCCACAAGGCTGACGTTGAAGACTTCAAGGGAGCAGCTCCAAAAGCAACTCCGCTTGCAGCCCGTATTGCAGCAGACCAAGGTGTTGATTTGTCAACCCTTACTGGTTCAGGTGTCAATGGTAAGATTGTTAAGGACGACGTTCTTGCAGTACTTGCTCCTGCAACTGTAGAAACTGTTGCTCCAGCACCGAAAGCTGAAGAGAAACCAGCTAAAGAATTGCCAGAAGGCGTTGAAATCATCAAGATGAGCCCAATGCGTAAGGCAATTTCAAAAGGTATGGTCAACTCTTACTTGACAGCTCCAACCTTTACGCTTAACTACGATATCGACATGACCAACCTCATGGCATTGCGTAAGCAAGTCCTTGAGCCAATCATGAACAAGACTGGTTTGAAAGTAACATTTACTGACTTGATCGGTCTTGCAGTGGTTCGTACATTGATGAAGGAAGAACACCGCTATATGAATGCATCTTTGATTAACGATGCTCAAGAAATCGAGTTGCACAAGTTTGTCAACCTTGGTATCGCGGTAGGTTTGGATGAAGGCTTGGTGGTGCCAGTTGTTCACGGTGCAGATAAGATGAGCTTGTCTGACTTCGTGGTGGCTTCAAAAGATGTCATCAAGAAGGCTCAATCTGGTAAGTTGAAGGGTGCGGAAATGTCAGGTTCTACCTTCTCTATCACCAACTTGGGTATGTTCGGTACTAAGACCTTCAACCCGATCATCAACCAACCAAACTCAGCCATCCTTGGTGTTGCAGCAACTGTTCAAACACCAGTTGTTATCGACGGCGAAATCAAAATCCGTCCAATCATGGCACTCTGCTTGACCATTGACCACCGTATCGTTGACGGTATGAATGGTGCTAAGTTCATGGTTGACTTGAAGAACTTGTTGGAAAACCCATTGGAATTGTTGATTTGA
- the lpdA gene encoding dihydrolipoyl dehydrogenase encodes MAIEIIMPKLGVDMQEGEIIEWKKQEGDFVNEGDVILEMMSDKTSMELEAEESGVLLKIVHGNGATVPVTEVIAYLGAEGETVEVGSAPAPAEVAQATADLKAAGLEVPAAPAAAPQAPKAELAADEYDMVVVGGGPAGYYAAIRGAQLGGKIAIVEKSEFGGTCLNKGCIPTKTYLKNAEILDGLKIAAERGINLASTNYTVDMDKTVDFKNKVVKTLTGGVAGLLKANKVTIFNGLGQVNPDKTVVIGDKVIKGRSIVLATGSKVSRINIPGIDSKLVLTSDDILDLREIPKSLTVMGGGVVGVELGLVYASYGTEVTVVEMADRIIPGMDREVSVELQKVLSKKGMKFLTSVGVSEIVEANNQLTIKLNDGSEIVSEKALLSIGRVPQLAGLENLNLELDRGRIKVNEYQETSIPGIYAPGDVNGTKMLAHAAYRMGEVAAENAIHGNHHKAKLDFTPAAVYTHPEIAMVGLTEDQAIEKYGKENILIGRNSFTGNGRAIASNEAHGFVKVIADKKYHEILGVHIIGPVAAEMINEAATIMESELTVDDVAASIHGHPTFSEVMYEAFLDVLGVAIHNPPKRK; translated from the coding sequence ATGGCAATTGAAATTATTATGCCTAAACTTGGTGTAGATATGCAGGAAGGCGAAATCATCGAGTGGAAAAAACAAGAGGGTGATTTTGTCAACGAAGGCGATGTTATCTTGGAGATGATGTCAGACAAGACAAGCATGGAATTGGAAGCGGAAGAGTCAGGTGTACTCTTGAAAATCGTTCACGGTAACGGTGCAACAGTTCCTGTAACAGAAGTCATTGCTTACCTTGGTGCAGAAGGTGAAACCGTTGAAGTTGGCAGCGCACCTGCTCCAGCTGAGGTTGCTCAAGCAACTGCTGACTTGAAAGCAGCTGGTTTGGAAGTACCTGCAGCTCCTGCAGCAGCTCCACAAGCTCCTAAGGCTGAATTGGCAGCTGACGAGTATGACATGGTTGTTGTCGGTGGTGGTCCTGCTGGTTACTACGCAGCTATTCGTGGTGCTCAATTGGGCGGTAAAATCGCTATCGTTGAGAAATCAGAATTTGGTGGTACCTGCTTGAACAAGGGCTGTATCCCAACTAAGACCTACCTCAAAAATGCTGAAATCCTTGACGGCTTGAAGATTGCGGCTGAGCGTGGAATCAACCTTGCTTCAACCAACTACACAGTTGATATGGACAAGACAGTTGACTTCAAGAACAAGGTTGTGAAGACCTTGACAGGCGGTGTAGCAGGTCTCTTGAAAGCCAATAAGGTAACCATCTTCAACGGTCTTGGTCAAGTAAACCCTGACAAGACTGTTGTCATCGGAGACAAGGTTATCAAAGGTCGTAGCATCGTTCTTGCAACAGGTTCTAAGGTATCCCGCATCAATATCCCAGGTATCGATTCTAAGTTGGTATTGACGTCTGATGATATCCTTGACTTGCGTGAAATTCCTAAGTCACTCACTGTTATGGGTGGCGGCGTAGTCGGTGTAGAACTTGGTTTGGTTTATGCATCATACGGTACAGAAGTAACAGTTGTTGAGATGGCAGACCGTATCATTCCAGGTATGGACCGCGAAGTGTCTGTAGAATTGCAAAAAGTCCTTTCTAAGAAAGGTATGAAATTCTTGACATCAGTTGGTGTATCTGAAATCGTTGAAGCTAATAACCAATTGACCATCAAGTTGAACGACGGCTCAGAAATCGTTTCTGAAAAAGCCCTTCTTTCAATCGGTCGTGTACCACAATTGGCTGGTCTTGAAAATCTTAACCTTGAACTAGACCGCGGTCGTATCAAGGTCAACGAATACCAAGAAACATCTATCCCAGGTATCTACGCACCAGGTGATGTTAACGGTACTAAGATGTTGGCTCACGCTGCTTACCGCATGGGTGAAGTGGCAGCTGAAAATGCCATCCACGGTAACCACCACAAGGCTAAATTGGACTTCACACCAGCAGCGGTTTACACACACCCAGAAATCGCTATGGTTGGTTTGACAGAAGACCAAGCTATCGAGAAATATGGTAAAGAAAACATCCTTATCGGTCGCAACAGCTTTACTGGTAATGGTCGTGCCATCGCTTCTAACGAAGCACATGGTTTCGTAAAAGTTATCGCTGATAAGAAATACCATGAAATCCTTGGTGTTCACATCATCGGTCCAGTTGCGGCTGAAATGATCAACGAAGCAGCAACCATCATGGAATCTGAGTTGACAGTTGACGACGTGGCAGCATCAATCCACGGTCACCCAACCTTCTCAGAAGTGATGTACGAAGCCTTCCTTGATGTGCTTGGTGTTGCGATCCACAACCCACCAAAGCGGAAATAA
- a CDS encoding VOC family protein: MKIEHLAIYAQDLEGMRNFFETYFGAKSNQLYHNTKTSFKSYFLTFEDGARLEIMTRDDVVDKPSQLNHLGLIHLAFSLGSEEAVNELTEQLVAAGYQLLSGPRVTGDGYYESCILGFEDIQIELTV, from the coding sequence ATGAAAATTGAACATCTTGCTATCTATGCTCAAGACCTAGAAGGAATGCGGAATTTCTTTGAAACTTATTTCGGTGCAAAGTCCAATCAACTCTATCACAATACAAAAACAAGTTTTAAATCCTATTTCCTGACTTTTGAAGATGGAGCTCGTCTTGAAATTATGACTAGAGATGATGTGGTGGACAAGCCTAGCCAGCTCAATCACTTGGGGCTGATTCATCTAGCCTTTAGTTTGGGAAGTGAAGAAGCGGTGAATGAATTGACTGAGCAATTGGTCGCAGCGGGTTATCAGCTTCTCAGTGGCCCACGAGTTACTGGAGATGGTTACTATGAATCTTGTATTCTAGGTTTTGAGGATATCCAAATTGAATTAACAGTGTGA
- a CDS encoding lipoate--protein ligase → MKYIVNNSNDPAYNIALEAYAFKELTDIDEIFILWINEPAIIIGKHQNAIEEINKEFTDEKGIHVVRRLSGGGAVYHDLNNLNYTIISNKADEGAFDFKTFSKPVIDTLATLGVEANFTGRNDLEIDGKKICGNAQAYAKGRMMHHGCLLFDVDMSVLASALKVSKDKIESKGVKSVRARVTNINNELPEKMTVLEFKDAILNQMKQEYPDMDEYVLSEDDLARIQEIRDSQFATWDWTYGQTPEYTVERSVRYPAGKITTYIKAEKSVIESIKIYGDFFGIGDVSDIEDLLVGTRYEYADVLAKLHEIDTAHYFSRMTTEEVAKAIVA, encoded by the coding sequence ATGAAATACATCGTAAACAACAGCAATGACCCAGCTTATAACATTGCCCTCGAAGCCTATGCCTTCAAGGAATTAACAGATATTGACGAAATTTTTATTCTCTGGATCAATGAGCCTGCCATCATTATCGGTAAGCACCAGAATGCCATTGAAGAAATCAACAAGGAATTCACAGACGAAAAGGGCATCCATGTGGTTCGCCGTCTGTCAGGTGGTGGCGCTGTCTATCATGACCTCAACAACCTCAACTATACCATTATTTCAAACAAGGCAGACGAGGGAGCTTTTGACTTCAAGACCTTCTCTAAACCTGTGATTGATACCCTTGCAACACTGGGTGTAGAAGCTAACTTCACTGGTCGTAATGACCTGGAAATCGACGGCAAGAAAATCTGTGGAAATGCGCAAGCCTATGCCAAAGGCCGTATGATGCACCACGGATGCTTGCTCTTTGATGTGGATATGTCTGTCCTCGCAAGTGCCCTCAAGGTCAGCAAGGACAAGATTGAGTCCAAAGGTGTCAAGTCCGTTCGTGCCCGCGTGACCAATATCAACAACGAATTGCCAGAGAAGATGACCGTTCTGGAGTTTAAGGATGCCATCCTCAACCAAATGAAGCAAGAATACCCAGACATGGACGAGTATGTCTTGTCTGAAGATGATTTGGCTCGTATCCAAGAAATCCGTGACAGCCAGTTTGCGACTTGGGACTGGACCTATGGTCAAACACCAGAATACACTGTGGAGCGCAGCGTTCGTTACCCAGCAGGTAAAATCACGACCTACATCAAGGCTGAAAAATCAGTCATCGAATCTATCAAGATTTACGGAGATTTCTTCGGAATTGGTGATGTATCGGACATCGAAGACTTGTTGGTCGGTACTCGTTACGAGTATGCAGATGTGCTGGCCAAATTGCATGAAATCGACACAGCTCACTATTTCTCTCGCATGACAACAGAAGAAGTAGCAAAAGCCATTGTGGCATAA
- the rpsF gene encoding 30S ribosomal protein S6, protein MAKYEILYIIRPNIEEEAKNALVARFDSILTDNGATIVESKAWEKRRLAYEIKDFREGLYHIVNVEASNDEALKEFDRLSKINGDILRHMIVKLDA, encoded by the coding sequence ATGGCTAAATACGAAATTCTTTATATTATTCGTCCAAACATTGAAGAAGAAGCTAAAAACGCTTTGGTAGCACGCTTTGACTCTATCTTGACTGACAACGGTGCAACAATCGTTGAATCAAAAGCATGGGAAAAACGTCGCCTTGCATACGAAATCAAAGATTTCCGCGAAGGTTTGTACCACATCGTTAACGTTGAAGCAAGCAACGATGAAGCTCTTAAAGAGTTTGACCGTTTGTCAAAAATCAACGGCGACATTCTTCGTCACATGATTGTCAAACTTGACGCGTAA
- a CDS encoding single-stranded DNA-binding protein: MINNVVLVGRMTRDAELRYTPSNQAVATFTLAVNRNFKNQNGEREADFINVVIWRQQAENLANWAKKGALIGVTGRIQTRSYDNQQGQRVYVTEVLADSFQLLESRTAREGQGGAYSAGNSFAAGNDYNSPYQAPAQSTPNFAREESPFGASNPMDISDDDLPF; this comes from the coding sequence ATGATAAATAATGTAGTATTGGTTGGTCGTATGACCCGTGATGCAGAACTTCGTTATACTCCGTCTAACCAGGCTGTTGCGACTTTTACTCTAGCAGTTAACCGCAATTTTAAAAATCAAAACGGTGAGCGTGAAGCGGACTTTATCAACGTAGTCATTTGGCGTCAACAAGCTGAGAATTTGGCGAATTGGGCTAAGAAAGGTGCTCTGATTGGTGTTACTGGTCGTATTCAGACTCGTAGCTATGATAACCAGCAGGGACAACGTGTCTACGTGACTGAGGTGCTTGCGGATAGTTTCCAACTCTTGGAAAGCCGTACTGCTCGTGAAGGTCAAGGTGGTGCTTATTCAGCTGGTAATTCATTTGCCGCTGGGAATGACTATAACTCACCTTATCAAGCACCTGCACAATCTACACCTAACTTCGCTAGAGAAGAAAGTCCATTTGGAGCTAGTAATCCAATGGATATATCAGACGATGACCTACCATTCTAG
- the rpsR gene encoding 30S ribosomal protein S18 produces MAQQRRGGFKRRKKVDYIAANKIEYVDYKDTELLSRFISERGKILPRRVTGTSAKNQRKVTTAIKRARVMALLPFVNED; encoded by the coding sequence ATGGCTCAACAACGTCGTGGCGGTTTCAAACGCCGTAAAAAAGTTGACTATATCGCAGCTAACAAAATTGAATATGTTGATTACAAAGATACTGAGCTTCTTAGCCGTTTCATTTCTGAACGTGGAAAAATCCTTCCACGCCGTGTAACTGGAACTTCAGCTAAAAACCAACGTAAAGTAACAACAGCTATCAAACGTGCTCGCGTAATGGCATTGCTACCATTCGTAAACGAAGATTAG
- a CDS encoding DUF1129 domain-containing protein, with the protein MSFTEFKELTKKNQEFIHIATNQLIKDGKSDSEIKELLEEILPTIIEKQKTGVTARNLYGAPSEWAASKTGSEQEKKDQVEYNENPWLMWLDSSLFMLAIIAGINGLMNLLGQGAQYGLFTLLVIGFGVGAGMYFMYHFVYREQIKTGQRPKLLKAILFLGLATLAWSLVFLLAALIPASLNPVLPPLVTILIGAAAFGARYLLKKKYNIRNAMSPVQ; encoded by the coding sequence ATGTCATTTACAGAATTTAAAGAATTAACCAAAAAAAACCAGGAATTCATCCACATTGCCACCAACCAGCTCATCAAAGATGGTAAGTCTGATAGCGAAATTAAGGAACTGTTGGAAGAAATCTTGCCGACTATTATCGAGAAACAAAAAACTGGCGTAACAGCTCGCAATCTCTATGGAGCACCGAGTGAATGGGCGGCCAGCAAAACTGGTTCTGAACAAGAAAAGAAAGACCAAGTTGAATACAACGAAAATCCTTGGTTGATGTGGCTGGATTCTAGTCTCTTCATGCTGGCTATTATTGCAGGTATCAATGGATTGATGAACTTATTGGGACAAGGTGCCCAGTACGGCTTGTTCACTCTATTGGTCATTGGTTTTGGTGTCGGCGCAGGTATGTATTTCATGTACCACTTCGTTTACAGAGAACAAATCAAAACTGGCCAACGTCCTAAATTATTAAAAGCAATCCTCTTCCTAGGACTTGCTACGCTGGCATGGTCACTTGTTTTCCTCTTGGCAGCACTAATCCCTGCTAGCCTAAACCCTGTCTTGCCTCCACTTGTTACCATTCTTATTGGAGCTGCAGCTTTTGGTGCTCGCTACCTCTTGAAAAAGAAATACAATATCCGTAACGCAATGTCACCAGTTCAATAA